A region from the Oceanidesulfovibrio marinus genome encodes:
- a CDS encoding protein-disulfide reductase DsbD family protein, with amino-acid sequence MKKIFILSIVVFWALLAPLAGSSSALMRAPVEARWELFSRSGGDLLGVLVVTPEDGSYIYGHKKGPTGLPTKLSVTTQPQGLAGDVVYPPGIKKPDAFNPDLIVPVYHEETRLFVSLRAPKDGGELALSGQLEGLACTDKACFPLKKTVNATFPETSAMAAASEQPWWAKAEPLLQAAGAKPLEAGAPTPAPAPDHPQAETAAETVAAAPVVAWDFTPRYMEPQLEVTSLAKAMILALLAGLLLNVMPCVLPVVSLKLSAVVAVSSMDSHGERRRFFREHNIFFAAGILVYFLFLGLVLGSLGMAWGELFQSQKLVLFLALFVFAMGLSLFGVYDLPIVDLKATRGMDQNPRSQAFFTGLMATLLATPCSGPFLGGVLGWVLSQGATHIVLVFLSIGVGMSLPYLLMAVWPRLVRYFPKPGHWNIQLERIVGFFLMATTVYLLGILSEELQTRALVAVLITGAGAWIWGQWTSLSDSPRRRLFVRTVAILVVACGVAWTIYPRQNIRWPEIDLAEFNANLGEQTMMLDFTADWCPNCKALEATVLTDSTVQRWERRYGLRFYKVDLTLRDPGEMDLLAALGSKSIPVVAVFPKGDKSGSPIVLRDLFTKAQMEDALKTHLQ; translated from the coding sequence ATGAAAAAAATTTTTATTTTGTCGATAGTCGTGTTCTGGGCGCTGCTGGCGCCGCTTGCGGGCAGTTCCAGCGCTCTGATGCGGGCGCCTGTGGAGGCGCGTTGGGAGCTGTTTTCACGCTCCGGCGGCGACCTTCTCGGCGTGCTCGTGGTCACGCCCGAGGACGGCTCCTACATATACGGCCACAAAAAGGGTCCCACAGGCCTGCCCACCAAGCTCAGCGTCACCACCCAGCCCCAGGGGCTGGCCGGCGATGTGGTCTACCCTCCGGGTATCAAGAAGCCAGACGCCTTCAATCCCGACCTCATTGTGCCGGTGTACCACGAGGAAACGCGGCTCTTCGTGTCTTTGCGCGCGCCGAAGGACGGCGGCGAGCTTGCCCTCTCCGGCCAGCTGGAAGGACTGGCCTGCACGGACAAGGCGTGCTTTCCGCTGAAGAAAACGGTGAATGCGACATTCCCGGAGACGTCCGCCATGGCCGCGGCCTCGGAGCAACCGTGGTGGGCCAAGGCCGAACCGCTGCTGCAGGCGGCCGGAGCAAAGCCGCTGGAAGCGGGAGCGCCCACGCCGGCGCCGGCCCCGGACCATCCCCAGGCTGAGACGGCGGCCGAAACCGTTGCCGCTGCGCCGGTCGTGGCCTGGGACTTCACCCCGCGCTACATGGAGCCGCAGCTCGAAGTGACCTCGCTGGCCAAGGCAATGATCCTGGCCCTGCTCGCCGGGCTACTGCTCAACGTCATGCCGTGCGTTCTGCCGGTGGTGAGCCTGAAGCTCTCGGCTGTCGTGGCGGTCTCGTCCATGGACTCCCACGGCGAGCGGCGGCGCTTTTTCCGTGAGCACAACATCTTTTTCGCGGCCGGCATTCTGGTCTACTTCCTCTTCCTGGGCCTTGTGCTGGGCTCTCTGGGCATGGCCTGGGGCGAGCTGTTCCAGAGCCAGAAGCTCGTGCTCTTTCTCGCGCTCTTTGTCTTTGCCATGGGCCTCAGCTTGTTCGGCGTGTACGACCTGCCCATAGTGGACCTGAAAGCCACCCGCGGCATGGATCAGAACCCCAGGAGCCAAGCGTTTTTCACCGGGCTCATGGCCACGCTGCTGGCCACGCCGTGCAGCGGGCCGTTTCTGGGCGGCGTGCTGGGCTGGGTGCTTTCCCAGGGCGCGACGCACATCGTGCTGGTCTTCCTGTCCATCGGCGTGGGCATGTCGCTGCCGTATCTGCTGATGGCTGTCTGGCCGCGGCTGGTGCGCTACTTCCCCAAGCCCGGCCACTGGAACATCCAGCTGGAGCGCATCGTGGGCTTCTTTCTCATGGCCACCACGGTCTACCTGCTTGGCATTCTCTCCGAGGAGCTGCAGACGCGGGCGCTGGTCGCCGTGCTGATCACCGGCGCCGGTGCGTGGATATGGGGGCAGTGGACCTCGCTCTCCGACTCCCCCAGGCGGCGGCTCTTCGTCCGTACGGTGGCCATTCTCGTGGTGGCGTGCGGCGTGGCCTGGACAATCTACCCGCGGCAGAACATCCGCTGGCCCGAGATCGATCTGGCCGAGTTCAACGCGAACTTGGGCGAGCAGACCATGATGCTGGACTTCACGGCGGACTGGTGCCCCAACTGCAAGGCGCTGGAGGCCACGGTGCTGACGGACTCCACCGTGCAGCGCTGGGAGCGCCGCTACGGCCTGCGTTTCTACAAGGTGGACCTGACCCTGCGCGATCCGGGCGAGATGGATCTGCTGGCCGCGCTGGGCAGCAAGTCCATACCGGTGGTGGCCGTGTTCCCCAAGGGCGACAAGTCCGGCAGTCCGATCGTGCTGCGCGACCTTTTCACCAAGGCGCAGATGGAAGATGCGCTGAAGACGCATCTGCAATAA
- a CDS encoding metal-dependent hydrolase, protein MDPVTHLVGGLLIGRAFRRPLIAGVWLTILCGMAAVALDATYLLTLAGPGSVLAQYRGLGNTGIATLSVTVVFFLLALPFRGVAPRWGILLAVFLAALSHLYLNAFTSTGIQPLAPFTDYRIALGSLWFFDPILLGALLLLFLGPIIFRTRGLITGWIALFLLIAYPLGSVGVKQWANRALFAVPEMETTAGPSAEVQPDLLSPLFWKVVRKSESAYDVRSFSAVDRSLDQLPVLYEVAPESLMDRLSSESPLVKSFLERTHTPIIFRREGGDTTRLVLADLCWVSMTPIIRNHQPDGAPPMSLRVELDVDGKLIDVRKRRLGRYLSFEELPVSPQAQANASQPAASP, encoded by the coding sequence ATGGACCCGGTAACCCATCTCGTCGGCGGCCTGCTCATAGGCCGCGCTTTCAGACGCCCTCTTATTGCCGGCGTTTGGCTCACTATTCTTTGCGGGATGGCCGCCGTGGCCCTGGACGCCACGTATCTGCTGACTCTCGCCGGTCCGGGCAGCGTTCTGGCCCAGTACCGCGGCCTGGGCAACACGGGCATCGCCACGCTGTCCGTCACCGTGGTCTTCTTCCTTCTTGCCCTGCCGTTCCGGGGAGTGGCTCCCCGCTGGGGCATCCTGCTCGCCGTGTTCCTGGCCGCGCTCTCGCACCTCTATCTGAACGCCTTCACGTCCACCGGCATACAGCCGCTGGCTCCATTCACGGACTACCGCATCGCCCTGGGCTCGCTGTGGTTCTTCGACCCGATACTGCTCGGCGCTTTACTGCTGCTCTTTCTCGGGCCGATCATCTTCCGCACCCGCGGGCTCATTACCGGCTGGATAGCGCTCTTCCTGCTCATCGCCTATCCGCTGGGCTCCGTGGGCGTGAAGCAGTGGGCCAACCGGGCGCTTTTCGCCGTGCCCGAAATGGAAACCACTGCCGGACCGAGCGCCGAGGTGCAGCCGGACCTGCTCTCCCCGCTCTTCTGGAAAGTGGTCCGCAAGAGCGAGAGCGCCTACGACGTGCGCTCGTTCAGCGCGGTGGACCGCAGCCTCGACCAGCTTCCTGTGCTGTACGAGGTGGCGCCGGAGTCGCTCATGGACCGGCTTTCCTCGGAATCACCGCTGGTAAAGTCGTTCCTGGAACGGACGCATACGCCGATCATCTTCCGCCGCGAAGGCGGAGACACCACGCGCCTGGTGCTGGCCGACCTCTGCTGGGTCAGCATGACTCCCATCATCCGGAACCACCAGCCCGACGGCGCGCCGCCCATGTCCCTTCGCGTGGAGCTGGACGTGGACGGCAAGCTCATCGATGTCCGCAAGCGCCGCCTGGGCCGCTACCTGTCGTTCGAGGAGCTGCCCGTCTCCCCACAGGCGCAGGCCAACGCCTCCCAGCCCGCCGCCAGCCCGTAG
- a CDS encoding FAD-dependent oxidoreductase: MRFLIIGGSDAGISAALRARQLDDAADVTLLLKDDYPNYSICGLPFLVSGETPEPSMLAHRTRAELLAAGIRIRTGTTATRIDPQARTVTTVNPAGHEDILEYDACLVATGAESLRPPIEGLHLPGVFTMRWMEDGLAIREFIEKREPRSAVIVGSGYIGLEMADALTRRGIKVFLAGRSPSVLKTVDEDMGSLIAQELVRHGVSIFSGVAVESIQQEGSGLLVLGRGVEAYGDMVLVATGATPSTDLAQGAGASLGAGKAIAVNQRMETGVPGLYAAGDCVETYHRLLGKTVYLPLGTTAHKQGRIAGENAVGGDAHYAGTLGTQAVKVFDLVIARTGLNDHDATLHSVPARSVDVECTDHKAYYPGATPMHVRITGNPQTGALLGAQIVGSRRAEVAKRVDICAAAIHAGQRVDELTAMDLSYTPPLSSPWDPVQVAAQAWCDKLS, encoded by the coding sequence ATGCGATTCCTCATCATCGGCGGCAGCGATGCCGGCATCAGCGCCGCGCTCCGCGCCCGGCAACTGGACGACGCGGCGGACGTGACCCTGCTGCTCAAGGACGATTACCCCAACTACTCCATCTGCGGCCTGCCCTTCCTGGTCAGCGGCGAGACGCCCGAGCCGTCCATGCTCGCACACCGCACGCGGGCAGAGCTTCTTGCCGCCGGCATCCGCATCCGCACCGGCACGACGGCCACGCGTATCGATCCGCAGGCCAGAACCGTTACGACCGTGAATCCAGCCGGCCACGAAGATATCCTGGAATACGACGCCTGCCTGGTCGCCACGGGCGCCGAATCGCTCAGGCCGCCCATCGAAGGGCTCCACCTGCCAGGCGTGTTCACCATGCGCTGGATGGAAGACGGTCTGGCGATTCGCGAGTTCATCGAGAAACGGGAGCCGCGATCCGCCGTCATCGTGGGCAGCGGGTACATCGGCCTGGAGATGGCCGACGCGCTGACCCGGCGGGGAATCAAGGTTTTCCTGGCCGGCCGTTCCCCCAGCGTGCTCAAGACCGTGGACGAGGACATGGGCTCGCTCATCGCGCAGGAGCTTGTGCGCCACGGCGTCTCCATATTCAGCGGCGTGGCCGTGGAGTCCATCCAGCAGGAAGGCTCGGGCCTGCTCGTTCTGGGCCGCGGTGTGGAGGCGTACGGCGACATGGTCCTGGTGGCCACCGGCGCAACACCGAGCACCGACCTTGCCCAGGGCGCGGGCGCATCCCTTGGCGCAGGCAAGGCCATCGCCGTGAACCAGCGCATGGAAACCGGCGTGCCCGGCCTGTACGCCGCCGGCGACTGCGTGGAGACATACCACCGGCTGCTGGGCAAAACTGTCTATCTGCCCCTCGGCACCACAGCGCACAAGCAGGGCCGCATTGCCGGAGAAAACGCCGTGGGCGGCGACGCGCACTATGCCGGCACCCTGGGCACCCAGGCCGTGAAAGTCTTCGACCTGGTCATCGCCCGCACCGGGCTCAACGACCATGACGCAACCTTACACAGCGTCCCGGCCCGCAGCGTGGACGTGGAGTGCACGGACCACAAGGCGTACTACCCCGGAGCCACGCCCATGCACGTACGCATCACCGGCAATCCACAGACCGGCGCGCTCCTCGGCGCGCAGATCGTGGGCAGCCGCCGGGCCGAGGTCGCCAAGCGCGTGGACATCTGCGCCGCCGCTATCCATGCCGGACAGCGCGTGGACGAGCTCACAGCCATGGACCTCAGCTACACGCCGCCCCTGTCCAGCCCGTGGGATCCGGTCCAGGTCGCAGCCCAGGCCTGGTGCGACAAACTTTCGTAA
- a CDS encoding PAS domain-containing sensor histidine kinase: MPEHTPPPSAVEGFCSICPVSMEQEGDAPSCQECIRYRDLYVNAPLGIFQCDGERRFLNVNPQLAFLYGFESPEQFLANVTYVTERLQLREEELQDALGTLQREGVIHNYEVQLQRKDGSLLWTTHSIRTVTATDGSIIFYDGFVTDISEKKELEKLRDDVARMTRHDMKSPLLSIVAAARLLNKRLTLEGEEAEMLQDIHDKGAQVLEMINTSLDLFKMEQRDYQPRFEPFDMAALARSVGRSMLPAYEEKRLRFEVVVDGPEKDAERCEFEGEERHIETMLMNLVKNALEAAPEGSTITVRLNRNETFCELDVHNLGAIPQDIRPRFFQRYSTSGKPEGLGLGAYSARLITEAHGGSISYKTSEEDGTHIQVKLPCRQPKK, from the coding sequence ATGCCAGAACACACGCCGCCACCATCAGCCGTCGAAGGCTTCTGCTCGATCTGTCCAGTAAGCATGGAGCAGGAGGGCGACGCGCCTTCCTGCCAGGAGTGCATCCGCTACCGCGACCTGTACGTCAACGCGCCGCTGGGCATCTTCCAGTGCGATGGCGAGCGCCGCTTCCTCAATGTAAACCCGCAGCTCGCGTTCCTGTATGGCTTCGAGTCGCCGGAGCAGTTCCTGGCCAACGTCACCTATGTGACGGAGCGGCTCCAGCTGCGCGAGGAGGAGCTGCAGGACGCCCTGGGCACGCTGCAGCGCGAGGGCGTAATCCACAACTACGAGGTCCAGCTCCAGCGCAAGGACGGCTCCCTGCTCTGGACGACCCACTCCATCCGCACCGTGACCGCCACGGACGGCTCCATCATCTTCTACGACGGGTTTGTGACCGACATCTCGGAGAAGAAGGAGCTGGAGAAGCTGCGCGACGATGTCGCCCGCATGACGCGGCACGACATGAAGAGCCCGCTGCTCTCCATCGTTGCGGCCGCCCGGCTCCTGAACAAGCGCCTGACGCTGGAGGGCGAGGAGGCCGAGATGCTCCAGGACATCCATGACAAGGGCGCGCAGGTGCTGGAGATGATCAACACGTCCCTGGACCTCTTCAAGATGGAGCAGAGGGACTACCAGCCGCGGTTCGAGCCCTTTGACATGGCCGCTTTGGCCCGGAGCGTGGGCCGCTCCATGCTGCCCGCATACGAGGAGAAGCGGCTGCGCTTCGAGGTCGTGGTGGACGGCCCGGAAAAGGACGCCGAGCGCTGCGAGTTCGAGGGCGAGGAGCGCCACATCGAGACCATGCTGATGAATTTGGTGAAGAACGCGCTGGAGGCCGCTCCGGAAGGCTCCACCATTACGGTGCGGCTGAACCGGAACGAGACCTTCTGCGAGCTGGACGTGCACAACCTGGGCGCCATCCCACAGGACATCCGGCCGCGCTTCTTCCAGCGGTACTCTACCAGCGGAAAGCCCGAGGGGCTGGGCCTCGGCGCATACAGCGCCAGGCTCATCACCGAGGCGCACGGCGGCTCCATCTCATACAAGACCTCCGAGGAGGACGGCACGCACATCCAGGTGAAGCTTCCCTGCCGTCAGCCGAAGAAGTGA
- a CDS encoding response regulator transcription factor — translation MRLLIIEDDLEAAAYMVKGLKESGYNVDHVADGKEGLYKVAGEEYDAIIVDRMLPGVDGLTIVTTMRSAGNKTPVLILSALGEVDDRVRGLRAGGDDYLTKPYAFAELLARLESLLRRGKETAPVTKLRVADLEMDLISRKVTRADQTVDLQPKEFALLEYLMRHAGHVVTRTMLLENVWDYAFDPQTNVIDVHISRLRQKIDKGFDKPLLQTVRGVGYSLRDSE, via the coding sequence ATGCGACTGCTCATCATCGAAGACGACCTGGAAGCTGCGGCCTATATGGTCAAGGGGCTCAAGGAAAGCGGCTACAACGTGGACCACGTGGCCGACGGCAAGGAAGGTCTCTACAAGGTAGCCGGCGAGGAGTACGACGCCATCATCGTGGACCGCATGCTGCCCGGAGTGGACGGCCTGACCATCGTGACCACCATGCGCTCTGCCGGAAACAAGACGCCTGTGCTCATCCTGAGCGCCCTGGGCGAGGTGGACGACCGCGTCCGCGGCCTGCGCGCCGGTGGCGACGACTATCTGACCAAACCATACGCCTTTGCCGAGCTTCTGGCCCGGCTGGAGTCCCTGCTGCGCCGCGGCAAGGAGACCGCGCCGGTCACCAAGCTGCGCGTGGCCGATCTGGAGATGGACCTCATCTCCCGCAAGGTGACCCGCGCCGACCAGACCGTGGATCTGCAGCCCAAGGAGTTCGCCCTGCTGGAGTACCTCATGCGCCACGCAGGCCACGTGGTCACGCGGACCATGCTCCTGGAGAACGTCTGGGACTACGCCTTTGACCCGCAGACCAACGTCATCGACGTGCACATCTCCCGGCTGCGCCAGAAGATCGACAAGGGCTTTGACAAACCGCTGCTGCAAACCGTGCGCGGGGTAGGCTACAGTCTCCGTGATTCCGAATAA
- a CDS encoding short chain dehydrogenase, whose amino-acid sequence MAQRVIVIGGTGLIGSNIVAAMQDRYDVVPVSRKSTPPMDMTDLASIESFFDNTDPFDHVVIAAGDAAFAPLNKLGHEQLMVGVRSKLLGQLDAALTALRRLSDKGSITLTSGVLADKPIPGTAAVAFVNGAVNSFARAAALEMTGGRRINAVSPGWIKETMERMGMDSSSGMTAKDVAQMYLQSVEGDANGAVIQPTD is encoded by the coding sequence ATGGCACAACGAGTCATCGTCATCGGCGGCACGGGCCTCATCGGCTCGAACATCGTGGCCGCCATGCAAGATCGCTACGACGTTGTCCCGGTCTCGCGCAAATCCACTCCGCCCATGGACATGACGGACCTGGCTTCCATCGAGAGCTTCTTCGACAACACCGACCCCTTTGATCACGTGGTCATCGCGGCTGGCGACGCCGCTTTTGCGCCGCTGAACAAGCTCGGCCACGAGCAGCTCATGGTGGGCGTGCGCAGCAAGCTGCTCGGACAGCTGGACGCGGCCCTGACTGCTCTGCGCCGACTGTCGGACAAGGGCTCCATCACCCTGACCAGCGGCGTGCTGGCCGACAAGCCCATCCCCGGCACGGCGGCCGTCGCATTCGTCAACGGCGCCGTCAACTCATTCGCCCGCGCCGCGGCCCTGGAGATGACCGGCGGCCGCCGCATCAACGCGGTCAGTCCTGGATGGATCAAGGAGACCATGGAACGCATGGGCATGGACTCCTCCAGCGGCATGACGGCCAAGGACGTGGCCCAGATGTACCTGCAATCCGTGGAGGGCGACGCCAACGGCGCAGTGATCCAGCCCACGGATTAA
- a CDS encoding DegQ family serine endoprotease, whose protein sequence is MNRYKNRISIMLAVLVSCVWLMAGTAQAQLPSFTELAEKAGSAVVNINTVKTIKADQRQQLFEQFREKGGPFEDFFNNFDKFFQQRPRKQRSLGSGFIISPDGFIVTNNHVIAGADEVNVTLQGEKDYNATIVGRDPDTDLALLKIDAGDNLPTLKFGDSNKIKIGEWVVAIGNPFGLDHSVTAGIISAKGRIIGAGPYDDFLQTDASINPGNSGGPLLNMDGDVIGINTAIVAAGQGIGFAVPSSSAQRIIAQLKTGEKIRRGWLGVSIQNLDDDMAKALGLENANGALVANAMPGEPAAKAGVKTGDVILAVNGQKVEDTNELLRKIANIKPDEKARLTIWRNQDTQFIDVTLGERDSEALAQGESPSMESEQGAKSELGLSMRQVTDREAEALGLDKPQGLLITDIAPDSPAGDSDVVPGDVILEINQQPVNSVKQFESIVKDEGAKKGVVILLLKRRGQNLFRTIPLEK, encoded by the coding sequence ATGAATCGCTACAAGAATCGCATCAGCATCATGCTCGCGGTGCTCGTGTCGTGCGTCTGGCTCATGGCCGGCACCGCGCAGGCCCAACTGCCCTCGTTCACGGAGCTTGCGGAAAAGGCCGGCTCGGCAGTGGTCAACATCAACACCGTCAAAACCATCAAAGCCGACCAACGGCAGCAGCTTTTCGAACAGTTCCGGGAGAAAGGCGGTCCCTTTGAAGATTTCTTCAACAACTTCGACAAGTTCTTCCAGCAGCGCCCGCGCAAGCAGCGCTCGCTGGGCTCCGGCTTCATCATTTCCCCTGACGGCTTCATCGTCACCAACAATCACGTCATCGCCGGCGCGGACGAGGTGAACGTCACCCTGCAGGGCGAGAAAGACTACAATGCCACCATCGTGGGCCGCGATCCGGATACGGACCTCGCGCTGCTCAAGATCGATGCCGGCGACAACCTGCCCACACTCAAGTTCGGCGACTCCAACAAGATCAAGATCGGCGAGTGGGTCGTGGCCATCGGCAACCCCTTTGGCCTGGACCACTCCGTCACGGCCGGCATCATTTCCGCCAAGGGCCGCATCATCGGCGCCGGCCCCTATGACGACTTCCTGCAGACAGACGCCTCCATCAACCCCGGCAACTCCGGCGGTCCCCTGCTGAACATGGACGGCGACGTCATCGGCATCAACACCGCCATCGTGGCCGCCGGCCAGGGCATCGGCTTTGCCGTGCCCTCTTCCAGCGCCCAGCGCATCATCGCCCAGCTCAAGACCGGCGAGAAGATCCGCCGCGGCTGGCTCGGCGTTTCCATCCAGAACCTCGATGACGACATGGCCAAGGCCCTGGGCCTGGAGAACGCCAACGGCGCCCTGGTGGCCAACGCCATGCCCGGCGAGCCCGCAGCCAAGGCCGGCGTGAAGACCGGTGACGTGATCCTTGCCGTGAACGGCCAGAAGGTGGAGGACACCAACGAGCTGCTGCGCAAGATCGCCAACATCAAGCCCGACGAGAAGGCCCGCCTGACCATCTGGCGCAATCAGGACACCCAGTTCATCGACGTGACCCTGGGTGAGCGTGACAGCGAAGCCCTGGCGCAGGGCGAGTCCCCCTCCATGGAGTCCGAGCAGGGCGCCAAGAGCGAGCTCGGCCTGAGCATGCGTCAGGTGACCGACCGCGAGGCCGAGGCCCTGGGCCTGGATAAGCCGCAAGGCCTGCTCATCACGGACATCGCGCCCGACTCCCCTGCCGGCGACTCGGACGTGGTTCCCGGCGACGTGATCCTCGAGATCAACCAGCAGCCGGTCAACTCCGTGAAGCAGTTCGAAAGCATCGTGAAGGACGAAGGCGCCAAGAAGGGCGTGGTCATCCTGCTGCTCAAACGGCGCGGACAGAACCTCTTCCGCACCATCCCGCTGGAGAAGTAA
- a CDS encoding rhodanese-like domain-containing protein, with protein sequence MHRFRTALRQAVFILVLSAAVAFTVNVLRPGGLPVLQAKESVVQVSDANGTIALKDALVLSMSGRALFLDARSDWEYENGHIQNALPFSPDEFDYALELYRPRLDKAQNLIAYCDGALCELSTKLADKLRSAGYANVYVLENGWTLWNNEGLPTEQGPAPTE encoded by the coding sequence ATGCATAGATTCCGCACCGCCCTGCGTCAGGCCGTTTTCATCCTTGTCCTCTCCGCCGCCGTCGCGTTCACCGTCAACGTCCTGCGGCCGGGCGGTCTGCCCGTTCTCCAGGCCAAGGAGAGCGTGGTCCAGGTCTCCGACGCCAACGGCACCATCGCGCTCAAGGACGCCCTCGTGCTTTCCATGTCCGGCCGCGCCCTGTTCCTGGACGCCCGCTCCGACTGGGAGTACGAGAACGGCCACATCCAGAACGCCCTGCCCTTTTCGCCGGACGAGTTCGACTACGCCCTGGAGCTATACCGCCCCCGGCTGGACAAGGCGCAGAATCTCATCGCCTACTGCGACGGCGCGCTGTGCGAGCTGAGCACAAAGCTGGCGGACAAGCTGCGCAGCGCCGGCTACGCCAACGTCTACGTGCTGGAGAACGGCTGGACCCTGTGGAACAACGAGGGCCTGCCCACCGAGCAAGGCCCGGCCCCCACGGAATAA
- a CDS encoding sensor histidine kinase, whose protein sequence is MIPNNLLRSSTFRLGVLYMALFGFSVLLLLGFIYWTTAGFMERQTLATINAEIQGLQERYELLGLAGLIQVINERVNTASSGDSLYLLTNSHFKPLAGNLKEWPEARAINEGWIHFILDKNGHQQITAAAKHFLLRGNFHLLVGRNVSEKERVQSMIIDSLGWGLAITFVLGMVGAVFITKGVQRRLDVINRTCQDIIRGDLTRRIPLSGTGDEFDRLVQNVNDMLDQIERLMRGIREVSDNVAHDLRSPLNRLRGRLETSLMGNPTKEELEQTVMQSIEQTDDLLQTFNALLRIAQAEAGSKRDSQSLFDLGKTGRDLVELYLPLAEEKGLELTSDLEEGAFVLGSRHLLSQALSNLLDNAIKYTPTGGSVFMAVTSTPAGPICRIEDSGPGVPPEFRDKVLERFYRLESSRSAPGSGLGLSLVAAVARQHKAVLTLTDSALGGLAIVLSFPRPPAKSWHPPEPEES, encoded by the coding sequence GTGATTCCGAATAACCTGCTGCGATCTTCCACCTTCCGGCTGGGCGTCCTGTACATGGCCCTGTTCGGCTTTTCCGTGCTCCTGCTGCTCGGCTTCATCTACTGGACCACGGCCGGCTTCATGGAGCGCCAGACCCTGGCGACCATCAACGCCGAGATCCAGGGGCTACAGGAACGCTACGAGCTGCTCGGCCTGGCCGGCCTCATCCAGGTCATCAACGAGCGTGTGAACACCGCCTCGTCCGGCGACAGCCTCTATCTGCTCACCAACTCGCACTTCAAGCCGCTGGCCGGCAACCTGAAGGAGTGGCCCGAGGCCCGCGCCATCAACGAGGGCTGGATCCACTTCATCCTGGACAAGAACGGCCACCAGCAGATAACCGCCGCGGCCAAACACTTTCTGCTGCGCGGCAACTTCCACCTGCTCGTGGGCCGCAACGTCTCGGAAAAGGAACGCGTCCAGTCCATGATTATCGATTCCCTGGGCTGGGGTCTGGCCATCACCTTTGTGCTGGGCATGGTCGGCGCCGTGTTCATCACCAAGGGCGTGCAGCGACGACTGGACGTCATCAACCGCACCTGCCAGGACATCATCCGCGGCGATCTGACCCGGCGCATCCCGCTCTCCGGCACAGGCGACGAGTTCGACCGTCTGGTGCAGAACGTCAACGATATGCTCGACCAGATCGAGCGGCTCATGCGCGGCATCCGCGAGGTGAGCGACAACGTCGCCCACGACCTGCGCAGTCCGCTCAACCGCCTGCGCGGCCGGCTGGAGACCTCCCTGATGGGCAACCCCACCAAAGAGGAGCTGGAGCAGACCGTGATGCAGTCCATCGAGCAGACAGACGACCTCCTGCAGACTTTCAACGCCCTATTGCGCATTGCCCAGGCCGAGGCCGGGTCCAAGCGCGACAGCCAGTCCCTCTTCGACCTTGGCAAGACCGGGCGTGATCTGGTGGAGCTCTACCTGCCCTTGGCCGAGGAAAAGGGGCTGGAGCTCACCTCGGACCTGGAGGAAGGAGCTTTTGTCCTAGGCAGCCGGCACCTGCTCAGTCAGGCGCTCTCCAACCTGTTGGACAACGCCATCAAGTACACGCCCACGGGCGGCTCCGTTTTCATGGCTGTCACCTCCACGCCGGCCGGCCCCATCTGCCGCATCGAGGACTCCGGCCCGGGCGTTCCTCCCGAGTTCCGCGACAAGGTGCTGGAGCGCTTCTACCGGCTGGAGTCCAGCCGTTCCGCGCCGGGCAGCGGCCTGGGCCTCTCCCTGGTGGCGGCCGTGGCAAGGCAGCACAAGGCCGTGCTCACCCTGACCGACTCGGCCCTGGGCGGGCTGGCCATCGTACTCTCGTTCCCCAGGCCCCCGGCCAAAAGCTGGCATCCGCCGGAGCCCGAGGAGAGCTGA
- a CDS encoding MauE/DoxX family redox-associated membrane protein, whose translation MYAVYRVLTVILAGIFLAACWDKILHPDQFAQIIRAYRLVPDVLVNPAAVWLPWLELTLGILLLLNRWASGALLLANLLFLVFLAALAVNAVRGIDVNCGCFVTTPEAGAESMAWYLTRDTGFLVLGLAAVWTGRRSQK comes from the coding sequence ATGTACGCCGTCTACCGCGTCCTTACCGTCATCCTGGCCGGCATCTTCCTTGCCGCCTGCTGGGACAAGATCCTCCATCCGGACCAGTTCGCCCAGATTATCCGCGCCTACCGGCTTGTGCCCGACGTCCTGGTCAACCCGGCCGCGGTCTGGCTGCCGTGGCTGGAGCTTACCCTCGGCATCCTCCTGCTGCTCAACCGCTGGGCCAGCGGCGCCCTGCTCCTGGCCAACCTCCTCTTCCTCGTCTTCCTCGCCGCCCTGGCCGTCAACGCCGTCCGCGGCATCGACGTCAACTGCGGCTGCTTCGTCACCACTCCCGAGGCCGGAGCCGAGTCCATGGCCTGGTACCTCACGCGGGATACCGGCTTCCTCGTCCTCGGCCTCGCCGCCGTCTGGACCGGCCGGCGGTCGCAGAAATAA